A single region of the Chryseobacterium culicis genome encodes:
- a CDS encoding T9SS type B sorting domain-containing protein → MKKKLCFLFMFCIFTFAFAQLDREHWFAPMIDRTGAPNPYQKLYLSTNRTTPFPVSIYNNNVLIGTVNISKNNPQKFDVLRTYIITKLQADLFTPTTKGLYLKAEFPFYANLRFSVFNHGEIITSKGISSTGLKFYAAVTPITVSNSILNFMTSVLATEDNTSVTISGYSPNVQFSNGTTGTTNPTMTFTLNKGQSYIIDGIGNITTNFDGFIGAKITSTKPINITNGNFNGQYAGNHPAGSDILMDQAVPVNRLGNEFALVKGNGSIGSHMEGAIVIATEDNTQIFVNDEIPPIATLNAGKYFVIPDSKYILQGNGHYNLYLKTSKNAYVYQTLAGVSNPGNETATGGFNYIPALNCYLPKQINELGLIDENFVHSIGNPGGVLNIPTKLNIITERGAIITVNGANPPAITGPYNMTGTTNWVTYGIPNVTGTITIASNRAIMAGITAGSDAVGYGGFFAGFPTQPVILQSGGGCIPGMSLTVDPFIYDTYQWYRNGVIVPGATTSSITPTLSGYYTCSVTMGSCAPLVTEQFKVLNCTKLTNTSYNACNVKTIIPAFSSSSQTPSPSTVAVTTAPSLGTAVVNPATGIITYTVNTLGTTGTDTFTYTFCGDDPDFPDCETVTVTLNIQALTVMNAALSACDINGQGTFNLTTANVTSNSPVTITYYPTLLDAQNENAAALIANPTAYTATNGTIIYAVVNDHIGCKNIAQITLSLFNKAIVLDNYNGVFCDDNLDGTVTVILSNITPIVLNNPNYFPTVRYYANLADANAGNNNNLPNNWSYTATTTIYIRVDSPDGCASVIKPLQFSIGAKITLITKTVTETTCDDDLDGIKSVNLAQFIPQFTLDPNVTFTFHATLADAQNNVNIVALPVNITGSQTYYIRFEKNGVCPEVGTLKINIKVPKKSDVLKDKAICPKTTTTLNAGPGFEKYLWSTGATTPSITNVGPGSYWVELTFNGCTYKQYVNVTELPLPIITSIEIDGTTVKVGASGGTPPYEYSLDGVVWQSSNIFYNVPRGAHNIFVRDSKMCEDVKKPFAIINLINTITPNGDGYNEVIDYSALMKNENLIFRIFDRYGAEVFRGTPENRYTWDGRVGGRYVPTANYWYFITWTEYGSSLMVKYTSWLLVKHR, encoded by the coding sequence ATGAAAAAAAAATTATGTTTTCTGTTTATGTTTTGCATTTTCACCTTTGCTTTTGCTCAGTTGGACCGGGAGCATTGGTTTGCTCCAATGATAGACAGAACAGGCGCTCCCAATCCTTATCAGAAACTTTATTTATCTACTAACAGAACAACTCCTTTTCCTGTAAGCATTTACAATAATAATGTTCTGATTGGAACAGTAAATATCAGTAAAAATAACCCTCAGAAATTTGATGTATTAAGGACTTATATTATTACCAAACTGCAGGCAGATTTATTTACTCCCACTACAAAAGGATTATACCTTAAGGCAGAATTCCCTTTTTATGCCAATTTAAGATTCTCAGTGTTCAACCATGGAGAAATTATTACTTCCAAAGGAATTTCTTCCACAGGACTGAAATTTTACGCAGCTGTCACACCTATTACAGTGAGCAATTCCATTCTGAATTTCATGACCAGTGTACTGGCAACTGAAGATAATACCAGTGTTACTATTTCCGGGTACAGTCCTAACGTTCAGTTTTCAAATGGAACAACTGGGACAACCAATCCTACAATGACTTTCACTTTAAATAAAGGACAATCCTACATTATTGATGGAATTGGAAACATAACAACAAACTTTGATGGTTTTATTGGGGCTAAAATTACTTCAACCAAACCCATCAATATCACCAATGGAAACTTTAATGGTCAATATGCAGGAAATCATCCAGCTGGTTCAGATATTTTAATGGATCAGGCAGTACCTGTCAACAGGCTTGGAAATGAATTTGCCCTTGTAAAAGGTAACGGTTCTATTGGCTCCCATATGGAAGGGGCTATTGTAATTGCTACTGAAGATAATACTCAAATTTTTGTAAACGATGAAATTCCACCTATTGCAACCCTTAATGCAGGAAAATATTTTGTCATTCCTGACTCAAAATATATCCTTCAGGGCAATGGACATTATAACTTATATCTCAAAACATCAAAAAATGCTTATGTCTACCAAACTTTAGCAGGAGTTTCAAATCCAGGAAATGAAACGGCCACCGGTGGATTTAATTATATTCCTGCTTTGAACTGTTACCTGCCAAAGCAAATTAATGAACTTGGACTTATTGATGAAAATTTTGTTCATTCCATTGGTAATCCCGGAGGAGTGCTGAATATACCTACAAAACTGAACATCATTACAGAACGTGGTGCTATTATTACAGTAAATGGAGCTAATCCTCCTGCAATAACCGGCCCTTACAATATGACAGGTACAACGAATTGGGTTACCTATGGTATTCCCAATGTAACAGGTACAATTACTATAGCTTCAAATAGAGCAATTATGGCTGGGATCACTGCCGGCAGTGATGCTGTAGGATATGGAGGCTTTTTTGCCGGCTTTCCTACACAACCTGTTATTTTACAATCCGGAGGCGGCTGTATTCCAGGAATGAGTCTTACCGTAGATCCTTTTATTTATGATACCTACCAATGGTATAGAAACGGGGTTATTGTTCCGGGAGCTACCACTTCATCAATCACCCCTACATTATCAGGATATTACACTTGCTCTGTAACAATGGGAAGTTGTGCACCTTTGGTTACTGAACAATTTAAAGTTCTGAACTGTACAAAACTTACCAATACTTCATATAACGCATGTAATGTTAAAACCATAATTCCTGCATTCAGTAGTTCATCACAGACTCCCAGCCCAAGCACTGTAGCTGTTACCACAGCACCTTCATTGGGTACAGCTGTTGTAAACCCTGCAACCGGTATTATTACTTATACTGTAAATACTCTGGGTACAACGGGAACAGATACATTCACTTATACATTCTGCGGAGACGATCCTGACTTCCCGGATTGTGAAACAGTCACTGTCACCCTGAATATTCAGGCTCTAACGGTAATGAATGCAGCATTATCTGCGTGTGATATCAATGGACAGGGAACCTTCAACCTTACAACAGCAAATGTTACCAGCAACTCTCCTGTTACCATTACTTATTATCCTACCCTATTGGATGCTCAAAATGAAAATGCAGCAGCATTGATTGCTAACCCAACTGCCTATACTGCAACTAACGGAACAATCATATATGCGGTTGTTAATGACCATATTGGCTGTAAAAATATTGCACAAATAACACTATCCCTTTTTAATAAAGCAATTGTACTGGACAACTACAATGGTGTTTTCTGTGATGATAATCTGGATGGAACGGTTACCGTCATACTTTCCAATATCACCCCTATTGTACTTAATAATCCAAATTATTTTCCTACTGTAAGATATTACGCAAACCTGGCTGATGCTAACGCCGGAAACAATAATAATCTTCCTAATAACTGGAGCTATACCGCGACCACAACGATTTACATCAGAGTAGATTCTCCCGATGGTTGTGCTTCTGTTATCAAACCTTTACAATTCAGTATTGGAGCCAAAATAACATTAATTACAAAAACCGTTACAGAAACTACTTGTGACGATGACCTGGATGGAATAAAAAGTGTCAACTTAGCCCAGTTTATTCCTCAGTTTACCTTAGATCCAAATGTTACTTTTACTTTTCATGCAACTTTAGCAGATGCTCAGAACAATGTAAATATTGTTGCCTTACCTGTTAACATTACAGGTTCTCAGACTTATTATATCCGTTTTGAAAAAAATGGAGTTTGTCCGGAAGTAGGCACTCTCAAAATCAATATTAAAGTTCCTAAAAAATCAGACGTATTAAAAGATAAAGCTATCTGTCCGAAAACCACTACCACACTGAATGCAGGACCTGGTTTTGAAAAATACTTATGGAGTACAGGAGCTACAACACCTTCCATCACAAATGTTGGCCCGGGAAGCTATTGGGTGGAACTAACCTTCAATGGTTGTACTTACAAGCAATATGTAAACGTAACGGAATTACCTCTTCCTATCATTACGTCTATTGAAATTGATGGAACGACAGTAAAAGTTGGGGCAAGCGGTGGTACACCTCCTTATGAATATTCTTTGGATGGCGTAGTATGGCAGAGTTCCAATATTTTCTACAATGTACCTAGAGGTGCACACAATATATTTGTAAGAGACTCTAAAATGTGTGAGGATGTTAAAAAGCCATTTGCCATTATTAATCTGATCAACACCATTACTCCAAATGGGGACGGCTATAATGAAGTAATAGACTATTCTGCTTTAATGAAAAATGAGAATCTTATATTCAGGATCTTTGACAGATATGGTGCAGAAGTCTTCAGAGGTACTCCTGAAAACAGATACACCTGGGACGGAAGAGTCGGTGGCAGATATGTTCCTACAGCTAATTATTGGTACTTTATCACGTGGACAGAATATGGTTCCAGCCTTATGGTAAAATATACAAGCTGGTTGCTGGTAAAACACAGATAA
- a CDS encoding DUF6759 domain-containing protein — protein sequence MKKVLLLLGCMLFFTVSAQKQGKDYSNILKSKNIYEINAFLRDAHPDDPRRSVLKPRVMEMMKEYIKDAHPADQKVKDMQEMLAMLRRRPSTKITFDEMNAIIKQKQIAKYKAELAAKQSTTVYTPSSAQNTYVVNAAANTAVPNAEAEEFNMLMAVSPVEHKNRTVKILNSLFDNDPNAKECIVMIQNKSDCNIIVRMEGVGITKYRLAVPAQGEGSIVVEKGQYLFSSLVCGAQYASQKTIERPIMVALGSH from the coding sequence ATGAAAAAAGTACTTTTACTTCTTGGATGTATGTTATTTTTTACAGTCTCTGCCCAAAAACAAGGTAAAGACTATAGTAATATTCTGAAAAGTAAGAATATCTACGAGATCAATGCTTTTTTGCGAGATGCCCATCCTGATGACCCCCGAAGATCCGTTCTGAAACCAAGGGTAATGGAAATGATGAAAGAATACATCAAAGATGCACACCCTGCTGATCAGAAGGTAAAAGATATGCAGGAAATGCTTGCTATGCTGAGAAGAAGACCTTCTACCAAAATTACTTTTGATGAAATGAATGCCATCATCAAACAAAAACAGATTGCAAAATATAAGGCTGAACTTGCTGCCAAACAATCTACCACTGTATATACTCCAAGTAGTGCCCAAAATACATATGTTGTAAACGCTGCTGCTAATACCGCAGTTCCCAACGCTGAAGCAGAAGAATTCAACATGCTGATGGCAGTTTCTCCTGTAGAACATAAAAACAGGACCGTAAAAATCTTAAATTCTCTATTTGATAATGATCCTAATGCTAAAGAATGCATTGTCATGATTCAAAATAAATCAGACTGTAATATCATTGTCAGAATGGAAGGTGTGGGAATCACCAAATACAGACTTGCAGTTCCGGCTCAGGGAGAAGGCTCTATTGTGGTGGAAAAAGGTCAGTATCTTTTCTCGAGTTTAGTTTGCGGGGCACAGTATGCATCACAAAAAACAATAGAAAGACCCATTATGGTGGCCTTAGGAAGTCACTAA
- the trmB gene encoding tRNA (guanosine(46)-N7)-methyltransferase TrmB, which translates to MGKNKLARFAENKILPNVIQPTREDALKGFELKGKWRDNFFKNDHPVVLELGCGKGEYSVGLAKTFPEKNFIGVDIKGARFWFGAKEAVENNMNNVAFLRTQIELVDYFFAENEVDEIWITFPDPQIKYKRTKHRLTHPDFLDRYKKFLKPGGIIHLKTDSEFLHGYTLGYLQGAGYEIISAHHDIYGAPEYDPNTEHLRDIKTYYEELFSAKGKTITYIKFRIS; encoded by the coding sequence ATGGGCAAGAATAAATTAGCAAGATTTGCAGAAAACAAAATATTACCAAATGTAATCCAACCTACAAGAGAAGACGCTTTAAAAGGCTTTGAACTTAAAGGAAAATGGAGAGATAATTTCTTTAAAAATGACCATCCGGTTGTATTGGAATTAGGGTGTGGAAAGGGAGAATATTCTGTAGGACTCGCAAAAACATTTCCTGAAAAAAACTTTATCGGAGTAGATATTAAAGGGGCAAGATTCTGGTTTGGAGCGAAAGAAGCCGTAGAAAACAACATGAATAATGTAGCTTTTTTAAGAACTCAGATCGAACTTGTTGATTATTTCTTTGCTGAAAATGAAGTAGACGAAATATGGATTACATTCCCGGATCCCCAAATAAAATATAAAAGAACAAAACACAGATTAACACATCCGGACTTTTTAGACCGTTATAAAAAATTCCTGAAGCCAGGAGGCATCATTCACCTGAAAACAGATTCAGAGTTCCTGCATGGGTATACCCTTGGATATTTACAGGGTGCAGGGTATGAAATCATTTCTGCTCACCATGATATCTATGGGGCTCCAGAATACGATCCTAATACGGAACATTTGAGAGATATTAAAACGTATTATGAAGAGCTATTCTCAGCGAAAGGAAAAACTATTACTTACATTAAATTCCGGATAAGCTGA
- a CDS encoding DUF6759 domain-containing protein, producing MKKNFLTILFFTFLIPNFTQAQKSSKDILKSTNIKEIEEYLKNAHPDDPKKSVLKPKLIALKNAEWTKGARTAKPMETRPVITDIPKGAMRNPNSDDAEEFRKLITETSAEHKQKTVNVLNAMFNEDISRKEAILLFKNNSDCNIVLRIEGKEFYNLAVPAHAENFIVLNKDSYTFSSNICDVKYSSRKDIKKSIFVTIDNPKPGGAELKSAQKEPIKEKSLKKQKSKNKIG from the coding sequence ATGAAAAAAAATTTTTTAACGATTTTATTCTTCACATTTCTTATCCCCAACTTTACACAAGCTCAAAAAAGCAGTAAAGACATCTTAAAAAGCACAAACATTAAAGAAATTGAAGAATACCTGAAGAACGCACACCCTGACGATCCTAAAAAGAGTGTGCTGAAACCTAAGCTCATTGCTTTAAAAAATGCCGAATGGACAAAAGGAGCCCGTACTGCCAAACCTATGGAAACCAGGCCTGTCATTACAGATATTCCAAAAGGGGCTATGAGAAATCCTAATTCGGATGATGCTGAAGAATTTAGGAAACTTATCACTGAAACATCTGCTGAACATAAACAAAAAACAGTGAATGTACTGAATGCTATGTTTAATGAGGATATCAGCCGCAAGGAAGCAATTCTCTTGTTCAAAAATAATTCTGACTGTAATATTGTATTACGGATTGAAGGAAAAGAATTTTACAACCTTGCTGTTCCTGCTCATGCGGAAAATTTCATTGTCCTCAACAAGGATTCCTATACCTTTAGCAGTAATATCTGTGATGTGAAATATTCGTCTCGGAAAGACATTAAAAAAAGTATATTTGTAACGATAGACAATCCAAAACCGGGCGGCGCTGAACTGAAATCAGCCCAAAAGGAACCGATAAAGGAAAAGTCACTGAAAAAACAAAAATCAAAAAATAAAATAGGATGA
- a CDS encoding DUF6759 domain-containing protein has translation MKKLFVFIGTSLIIASCNVNYGGYPGRTSYPYPANNTGNRTNTEREYNELIKTYKPETADVLNDLLNSDDPKNPKTSVSVENKSPCNMVLTVSGNNFFKKIPIGTGKIGYTMVPKNQNYRLSGMLCNSTYQSTKFVTTSYSIKLSN, from the coding sequence ATGAAAAAACTATTCGTTTTTATCGGAACTTCTTTGATTATTGCCAGCTGTAATGTAAACTACGGAGGCTATCCGGGAAGAACCTCCTACCCTTATCCTGCTAACAATACAGGGAACAGAACGAATACAGAAAGAGAATACAATGAGCTTATAAAGACGTATAAGCCTGAAACAGCTGATGTACTCAATGATCTTCTTAACAGTGATGATCCTAAAAATCCGAAAACCTCTGTTTCCGTAGAAAACAAATCTCCATGCAATATGGTGCTTACAGTGAGCGGGAATAATTTTTTCAAGAAAATACCCATTGGTACCGGAAAAATAGGATACACAATGGTACCGAAAAATCAAAATTACAGATTATCGGGTATGCTTTGTAATTCTACTTATCAGTCTACAAAGTTTGTCACAACTTCCTATTCTATAAAGCTTTCAAACTAA
- the rpsB gene encoding 30S ribosomal protein S2, which yields MAKANVKDLLEAGVHFGHMTRKWNPNMAPYIFMEKNGIHIVDLHKTAVKLDEACNALEKLTSAGKKVLFVATKKQAKEVVAKHASELNMPYITERWPGGMLTNFVTIRKAVKKMNAIDKMKKDGTFETLSKKERLQVDRQRANLEKNLGSIADMVRLPSAVFVVDILREHIAVTEAKKLGIPVFGIVDTNSDPRKVDFVIPGNDDASKSIDMILSVVSESIKEGQSQRKADKEKSKEEGEKVSADTDADFDAE from the coding sequence ATGGCAAAAGCAAATGTAAAAGACCTTTTAGAGGCTGGCGTACACTTCGGTCACATGACTAGAAAGTGGAATCCAAATATGGCTCCATACATTTTTATGGAGAAGAACGGTATTCACATTGTAGACTTACATAAAACAGCAGTTAAATTAGATGAAGCTTGCAATGCTTTAGAGAAATTAACTTCTGCAGGTAAAAAAGTTCTTTTCGTAGCTACTAAGAAGCAAGCGAAAGAAGTTGTTGCAAAACACGCTTCTGAACTTAATATGCCTTATATTACAGAAAGATGGCCAGGAGGTATGTTAACAAACTTCGTTACTATCAGAAAGGCTGTAAAGAAGATGAATGCTATCGATAAAATGAAAAAAGACGGTACATTCGAAACTTTATCTAAAAAAGAAAGATTACAAGTTGACAGACAAAGAGCTAACCTAGAGAAGAACTTAGGTTCTATCGCTGACATGGTGAGACTTCCATCTGCTGTATTTGTAGTTGATATCTTAAGAGAACACATCGCAGTAACTGAAGCTAAGAAACTAGGTATTCCAGTTTTCGGTATCGTTGATACAAACTCTGACCCTAGAAAAGTTGATTTCGTTATCCCAGGAAACGATGATGCTTCTAAGTCTATTGATATGATCCTTAGCGTAGTTTCTGAATCTATCAAAGAAGGTCAGTCTCAAAGAAAAGCTGATAAAGAAAAATCTAAAGAAGAAGGAGAAAAAGTATCTGCTGATACAGATGCTGATTTCGATGCAGAATAA
- the rpsI gene encoding 30S ribosomal protein S9, with translation MSIVHKIGRRKTSVARVYVKPGSGVITVNGKDAKEYFSTDVMVYKLNQPFILSETVGQYDVTVNVFGGGNTGQAEAIRLGISRALCEINAEFRLALKPAGLLTRDARMVERKKPGQKKARKRFQFSKR, from the coding sequence ATGTCTATAGTTCACAAAATCGGAAGAAGAAAAACTTCTGTAGCGAGAGTTTATGTAAAACCAGGTTCTGGTGTTATTACAGTAAACGGTAAAGATGCTAAAGAATATTTCTCTACAGACGTGATGGTTTACAAATTAAACCAACCGTTTATCCTTTCTGAGACTGTTGGTCAGTATGACGTTACCGTGAACGTATTCGGTGGTGGTAATACAGGTCAGGCAGAAGCTATCAGATTAGGTATTTCAAGAGCTTTATGCGAAATCAACGCTGAGTTCAGGTTAGCATTGAAGCCAGCTGGTTTACTTACAAGAGACGCAAGAATGGTGGAAAGAAAGAAGCCAGGTCAGAAAAAAGCAAGAAAGAGATTCCAATTCTCAAAACGTTAA
- the rplM gene encoding 50S ribosomal protein L13 has product MNTLSYKTVSANKATANKEWVVVDAEGQPLGRLASTVAKILRGKHKTNYTPHVDCGDNVIVLNAGKITLSGNKWADKTYIWHTGYPGGQKSMTAAELQKKDSLKVLEKSVKGMLPKNRLGSAILKNLYLYEGTEHKHEAQQPKTINVNEFK; this is encoded by the coding sequence GTGAATACATTAAGTTACAAAACTGTTTCAGCGAACAAAGCTACTGCTAATAAAGAATGGGTTGTGGTAGACGCTGAAGGACAGCCGTTAGGTAGATTAGCTTCTACGGTTGCAAAGATTTTGAGAGGTAAGCACAAAACGAACTACACACCTCACGTAGATTGTGGTGATAACGTAATCGTTTTGAATGCTGGGAAAATAACACTTTCCGGAAACAAGTGGGCTGATAAGACTTATATCTGGCATACAGGATATCCTGGTGGACAGAAGTCTATGACTGCGGCTGAACTTCAAAAGAAAGATTCTTTAAAGGTATTAGAGAAATCTGTAAAAGGTATGTTACCTAAAAACAGATTAGGATCTGCTATCCTTAAGAACCTTTATTTATATGAAGGAACTGAGCACAAACATGAAGCTCAACAGCCAAAAACAATTAATGTTAACGAATTTAAATAA
- a CDS encoding DUF3667 domain-containing protein — protein sequence MSHGKLREDKTCLNCGQQVEERFCPHCGQENIESRQPFHFLFTHFIEDFTHYDGQFWRTIQYLFTRPGLLTKEYLAGKRQLYVAPVKLYIFISFLTFFLPNILPHAKEEAEKPSHIKKETKAKNPKEISKDIVKDLQKEGVLSHEAATTTQKALDTLKALDTTKIKATQEKTEIFDNTFDAKDASIMNADTIKQYDSILAKDKTGIYSLMRPLAKKAFSLKEEGYSKHQIWEKYKENFIHTIPKALFVYLPIFAFFLWLFHNKKKWWYFDHGIFTLHYFSFLLLAILIFIVGERITSFLPGNNLLTLLYILACMGLGLYMTIYFFVAHHRVYETKKRISILKGSLLFIINYIGLILMFMILMYLSFIMLH from the coding sequence ATGAGCCACGGAAAACTAAGAGAAGATAAGACCTGCCTGAACTGCGGGCAACAGGTTGAAGAAAGGTTCTGCCCACACTGTGGACAGGAAAATATTGAAAGCCGACAACCTTTTCATTTTCTCTTTACTCATTTCATTGAGGATTTCACCCATTATGACGGACAGTTCTGGAGAACTATACAGTATTTATTTACCCGCCCCGGATTACTTACCAAAGAATATCTGGCTGGTAAAAGACAATTGTATGTGGCTCCTGTAAAACTGTATATATTTATAAGTTTCCTTACATTTTTCCTCCCCAATATTTTGCCTCACGCCAAAGAAGAAGCCGAAAAGCCCAGCCACATTAAAAAGGAAACAAAAGCAAAAAATCCGAAAGAAATTTCAAAAGACATTGTAAAAGATTTACAAAAAGAAGGTGTTCTGTCACACGAAGCAGCAACAACCACCCAAAAAGCATTGGATACTTTAAAGGCGTTGGATACGACAAAAATTAAAGCCACTCAAGAAAAGACTGAAATTTTTGACAATACATTTGATGCTAAAGATGCATCCATTATGAATGCTGATACCATAAAACAGTATGATTCTATACTCGCAAAGGATAAAACAGGGATCTATTCATTAATGAGACCTCTGGCAAAAAAAGCGTTTTCATTAAAGGAAGAAGGATATAGCAAGCATCAGATCTGGGAAAAATATAAAGAGAACTTCATTCATACCATTCCCAAAGCACTCTTCGTTTATCTGCCCATATTTGCATTCTTTTTATGGCTGTTCCATAATAAGAAGAAATGGTGGTACTTTGACCATGGAATTTTTACCCTTCACTATTTTTCATTCCTTTTATTAGCAATACTTATATTTATAGTAGGTGAAAGGATTACAAGCTTTCTGCCGGGCAACAATTTACTTACCTTATTATATATTCTAGCCTGTATGGGACTAGGTCTCTATATGACAATCTATTTTTTTGTCGCCCATCACAGGGTGTATGAAACAAAAAAAAGAATAAGTATTCTGAAAGGCTCTTTATTATTTATTATAAATTATATCGGATTGATTCTGATGTTTATGATACTGATGTATCTCAGTTTTATTATGCTTCACTAA